The following are encoded together in the Candidatus Woesearchaeota archaeon genome:
- a CDS encoding 1-acyl-sn-glycerol-3-phosphate acyltransferase, whose amino-acid sequence MSYTRREKAKYNAKRLIEVVSQKLSRPIARWSLQRRLNINVIGSEKKPKDDSFIEVCNHATYADGLILGAYEQRIIHFWIQKEDPENRLSYARRTLYNFLIWMWGHIGVSVLEGKSSNKNAIKRSIDYLNFRKSIIAIFPEGPTMDAREYAENGKRPPLHRGAAHIALISEKPIVPIGIYVDVPEYMKPTIFDRKRKNKKIIENYIKKHGKLDYRITVGDPIYVKNRGNNSCELATGNTEDPLDTKKVYFKNQKELETILINEAMKQCYKLADPNNIEGKLNKSLFLSYDPSQKQCAY is encoded by the coding sequence ATGAGCTATACCCGCAGGGAAAAAGCCAAATACAACGCAAAAAGGCTTATTGAAGTTGTAAGCCAGAAATTAAGCAGGCCTATTGCAAGGTGGAGCCTTCAAAGAAGATTAAATATTAATGTAATCGGCTCAGAGAAAAAACCAAAAGATGATTCTTTTATAGAAGTTTGCAATCACGCAACATATGCAGACGGCCTTATCCTGGGAGCTTATGAGCAAAGAATTATTCACTTTTGGATTCAAAAAGAAGATCCTGAGAATAGGCTGAGCTATGCAAGAAGAACACTTTACAATTTCCTGATATGGATGTGGGGGCATATAGGGGTTAGCGTGTTAGAAGGCAAATCCAGCAATAAGAATGCTATAAAGAGATCAATTGATTACTTGAATTTTAGAAAAAGCATTATTGCCATTTTCCCCGAGGGGCCCACTATGGATGCCAGAGAGTATGCCGAGAACGGGAAAAGGCCCCCTCTTCACAGAGGAGCAGCTCATATTGCTTTAATTTCCGAAAAGCCAATAGTTCCAATTGGCATTTATGTGGATGTTCCAGAATACATGAAACCAACAATATTTGACAGGAAAAGAAAAAACAAAAAAATAATCGAAAATTACATTAAAAAACATGGAAAACTAGATTACAGAATAACAGTTGGCGACCCCATATACGTTAAGAATAGAGGCAATAATAGCTGTGAATTGGCCACAGGAAATACTGAAGATCCACTAGATACTAAAAAGGTTTATTTTAAAAATCAAAAAGAATTGGAAACAATACTGATCAATGAGGCAATGAAGCAATGCTATAAACTGGCTGATCCGAATAATATTGAAGGAAAACTAAATAAGAGCCTATTTCTTTCTTATGATCCTAGCCAAAAACAATGCGCCTATTAA